TCATCCGGCAGCTGTGCCGATGCCATCATGGCGGTCAGGGTTTCTGCCGATGCCGATGGTGAGTTTGCCTGCCGGGCAAAGGTAGGGTTTGAGGCGCAGGCCTTCATGGCGGGTCAGCTGGCGGATCATGTTTTCTTTGAACCGGCTTATGGGATAAAATTCCTTTGGATGGCCTTATGCTGCATGCAGCAGAAACTCGACTTTCACCGCATCATAGGGGAAAACGGTACGCCCTTTGTCCGCTTTTTGCTACCATATCACTGTCAGCGGTTCCAGATGTTGAAGTTTATTGTCCGCAGTGATCAGCGGTGCATTGTGATGAATTGCCGTGGCTGCAATCAGCCGGTCGGCAGGATCATTATGATGAAAAAAGTCTTCCTGGGACAGGGATGCTATTTCCGGTGTAATCGGCCAGACAGTCAAGGATAAAGCCAGACACAGATCCGTCATGTACTGTACCGAAGAGATGTCGTTCCGCAATCGGCCGGAATGCATCAGCATGGCAATTTCCCAGAAGGAGATATCTGAACAGGCAAGGGTTTTGTCATCCAATCCGGTTTCAATGGCGGACTGGGCCGCATTGCTCAGGCGCATCGGGTCATCCTGCCAGAAGATCAGAATATGGGTATCACAAATTATCCGCGTCGGCATGCCATTCTCCCCCGACAGGTTCTATAATGTCTCCTTTGATCATTGTCCCCCGTAATTTCATGAGCCGGTTGTGGGCCTCTGTTACAGCATCGGATTCAGGGACAAGGCGGGCAATTTTTTTTCCATGGCTTGTTATCAGAAATTCAACCCCATTTTGTACCTGTTTCATATAATGTGGAAGATGGTTGCGGAACTCCGTTATATTTACTTGCGGCATCCTCACCTCCAGTTGGAACGTTATTTCTGTACATATTTTATGTACAGAATAATCCATGCGCTGTCTTTTGTCAATTTTTGTTTTGGCTGTCTTCTCAGGTTATTCCGGCTTTCACCTCATCATAGGGGAAAACGATACGCCCTTTGTCCGTGCGGGTGAGTATGCCGGCATTCAGCAGTGCCGTCACATCACTGTGAACGGCCTTGACATCACGGCCGGCACGGCGGGCTGCTTCTCGAATTGATACAGACCCCGCGCCGCAGAGAATCTTGAGTAATTCCCAGCGTTTTGCGGTCAATACCCGCCAGAGCAACTCCGGGGACGCAAAGCTGATGCGGTCTGACTTCTCTGATTTTCCTGTGTTCCAGGCCTGTGTAAAATCCGCCATGGCATCGGCAGGTGTGCGAACATCAAGGATCACAGTTTTCATGGTTCCACCTCTCAATATCCTGCTGGAAGTCAGCGATCAGCTGTTCCGGTGTCGTGAACTGGTATGCATTTTCTTTTCCTTCAAAATGCCGATTCAGAATAGATGATTCGTGTGCAAATGAGTTTTTCTGCTTTCATGTTGAATTATATAAAGTGGTCGAATTCGACCCCTTTAAAACCCAGGTTGTTCAATTTTTCCCATAACCCAATAAATTCAATGGTATTTTTGCTGCGCATCCAGTTTTTGACCACATCCTTTGGTTCGTCCGGATTCTTATATCTGGCAATATCCGTAAGGGACAGGTAGTCGTTCTGGTTAATTTCAAAGATTGTAATTTCAGTTCCCTTTACCTCAATCTTTTCACCTTTCATGTCATTTGCCCCTTAGCTTATTGGTTATCGAAATCCTTACTGACCAGCTGGATAGACAATTCACTCAAATAGATCCCTATTTAGCTCAAGATGCCCGGGTCAGACCAAGGGGTCTGGTTCATCCGGCAGTCCAGCTGTGCCAGCAGGGCCACATCCGGCTGCATTTCGGCCACGGTGGTTTCGCTGTCAAATACGGCCATCAGGTCTTCGGCTTGTTCTCCTTAAAGCAGATGCCGGGTGGCGTTGTTGCGCTCATCCCGGACACGGAGCACCAGATCCCCCTGGTCCGAGTTTTTCGATAGCACCGGAAAGTTACCGGCACGGCACCAGATCAATGATCTATTGGTGGGATTCCGCAGACAGGATCGCTGCTATTTGGCCAGATATTTTTCACTTTAGGGCAACCCCAGGCCTATCTGCCGACTTGCCAATCAATTGGCTTTATTCTTTTGCTTATTTTACCCAAAGTATCAAGCAGGTCTGATTCCGACGGCAATTCCCCATAAACCATTTGTTTGAAAGATCCTTGATAAGCTTTCATGATAGGTGGCCACACCTTTTCAGGGGAATCAAAAATAATTGCTGAACCTGGATGATTCTTTAGCCACTCATTGTTGTTCTTGTAACCGACAAAATCATCCTCCCCAACCTTGACCAGCATCTTTATAAAATCGTTTTCATTAAAAAATGATAAAATCTCTTCATTTTTCAGCATAAGATGTAAGTCGTAAATATGTCGAACCTTGCTTGACAGGATCACATCACGATTTTCAACCTGTGAAAACCTGACAAGGCTCATGATTTTTTCGCACAAGGTGCGTTTAACGCTTAATGCCTGCACATTAAAGGCGGCCATATTGTGCTTTTTAATCAAATCTTCAGTGCCCGCATGGATCATAAAATCCAGGAGATAGCTACTGATTTTTTGCTTGGTGAATGGCTCAGAATTGCCAAGTAAAGAAGCCTCAAGTATTAAATGGTCAGCAACTTGCACCAGGTTGCTATCAAACACTTTGTCATACTGATGAACTGTTTTCCTGATATTGCCCCTTTTGTTTGTGTAGCCTTCAATATGCGTTTCAGGTAAAATCTTTTCAACAATCTTACTGACCATTTTCATTCTTTTTGAAAACTGATTTGTGGGCTCTCCTTTAACAGGAATGATAACCAGGTCAATATCCTCTGAAAACCTTTGTATGAGGTTGTGACATTTTGAAAGGCATGTCCCGCCTTTAAATACAACCAAATCAGAGATTTCCGATGAGAATATTTCAAGTAGAACCAAAGAAACCCAATAGTCTTTTTCTACATACACCTCCGGGATACCAATATGTTGCGCAGTCGCTTGAATCGCTTCCTGGAAAAGCTTTTTATCAAGATGTAGCTTCATTCAATATACCAGTTTTTAGAATTTGGAAGAATATCTTGAACTGCTCCAACACTGTATGAAGACAAAGGGTTCAAGCTTTCTTTTAAAGTAACCAATGCTTCTTTTTGTTCTATTTTCATTGATTCCAATAAAGCCCCTAAAAAAGCCCGGGCTCTGGGCGGATAGGCCAAAGCATACTTGAGCAAATCTTTTTTTTCACGGTCCGTCAATTCAGCGATTATGGCCTTGATGCGGTTTATTGCCGATTCTTCATTTAAATCAGGGATGTCCTTAAAATTTTTAAGGACATCAAGGATACCTAAAAGATTATAATTCTTGCTGTTAACATCTGCGTAGCTTTTTACAAATCGAACTTTTATGTTGCCAATTTTTGAAACAGGTTTTTTTGCCGTGCCGGCCAGATCAATATCTTTGGGTACCTGCGTTGTTAAACTCAGCTGGTTAAACAATGCTGCGCCAGTAATATAAGCAATCCTCTTTCTTCCGTTAAACAAATATGGTCGAAGCTGCTCACTTTCACTTGGACCTAATTCACCAAACGCTGTCGCTTTAGGCCTGTAGAAAACCCCGGTAGAAAGCCTTTTGACAGTCTTTTCTTTAACCAAACGACTTAAAGTCTTTGCAGCAGCGCCATACTCATTACGGGAAACCCCAAGATCAGAATACTTAAAGACTTTTCCAGGCTGAATACGATTCACTGTAGATTTAATTCTTGCGGCGACTTTCATAAGAACCTCATCTTAATACGTTGCTTTTCCAACAAAGAATAGGCTTTATTAAAGTGAATGTCAAGTTTTTAGATACAAATACTTGACAAAATTGGCTGCGGTTCGCTATGGCGGATGTCAAAGCTGATTGGGTTTTAGCCCAGTCTGGTTTATTGGATTGTTCGCTGTGTCTTATGCACTTGCATGAAGTTTTTCAGGTGAAACTGGAATGACTTTTTGCCAGTCTTTCGATTCATGTTCAGCCATCCACAGGTCATAATTTTTTTGTAAATCCATCCATAATTCTGGTGTCGTATCGAAAGCTCTGCCAAGACGAAGAGCCATGTCCGGAGTTATAGATCCCCGCTCATTTGTAATTTTTGATAATGTCTTTCGGGACACTCCAAGCGTAGATGCCATTTCTGTGACTGTTATGGACAATGGACGCAAATAATCTTCTTGAATAATTTTCCCTGGATGTGTTGGCTTACGTTTCATTCTATTCATATTTGCACCTCACTAATGATAATTATCATAGTCGACAACATAGGCATCACCATCAATAAACTTGAAAAATATTCTCCAGTTACCGGACACCTTGTTTTCATGGTTTCACCTCTCAATATCCTGCTGGAAGTCAGCGATCAAAAGTTGACAGGTTTTTTCAAATTGTCAGCAGCCTTTCTCCATTCTTTAAAACTTCCGTTAACGGGACGCCCCAATACTTGACCTCGATATTCAGTTTTTCCAGTGTTTCCGTAATGCCTAACTGATCTGCACAGGCTTTACAGGCTGTTACGTGAACACCCGCATCCTGTGCCTTTTTGATCTGTTCCTGGATATCTGTATTTTCATTCACCAGTTTGGCAGTCGCCCCCCAGATAATAAGGGTCACTTCTTCCCACCAGCCATGAACAAGAGAATTGACCGTATACATAAATACCATTTTTTCAGCTGTGATCAGGTTGTCATTGGTCCATAATACGTAAAGGTGTGTGTTTTCGCTCATCACTATTTTCCTTTTGTTTGAGGTTTTTGCCTCTCCTCTATGTTACCGAACACCGGGATCAGCTGCAGCACAATGCTGGCCTCTCAGGTCCAGTTTCCAATATACAACCCCGGGGAGCGGATTGTCATAATATGGTTTTGTGCGCACAAAACCCAATGATTCGTATAGATGGATGGCGGATTCCAACCGATCCAGTGTATCCAGGAGCATGGTAGAATAACCCAAACGAACGCCTTCCTGAATGAGCCGTCTGGCGATTTGACCGCCAGTGCCCAGGCTCCTTGCTTCGGCGCATACATAAAGCCGCTTCATCTCACAAGTGCGGTCCTGTATCGTACCCAATCTGCGCAAAGCACCGCAACCCACAGCCTTTTGCCCGTCCATGGCGAGCAGGAGTGTACCGGACGGCGGGGCATATTTTCCCGGAAGATTTGCCAGCTCTGATTCAAACTGCTGGAAACATAGATCCACATTCAGGAAAGCTTCGTATTCCCGGAACAGCCTCCGGACTTCCTGGATCTCTTTGGGTGATTTTGCGTAAATAATGGGCAGGTACAGCTGGCGGGTGCCTGTGATGGTTGCCTCCTTATATGTGTTTTGCGATTAAAAGGGTTCTGCTGACGGTGCCCAGGATCCGCTTGTCCTGCATTCTCTGCACCAGGGTGCCGCTGAGGCGTTCAGATGACAGAGGACATTCAATGCGGTGGGTGAGTTGCCATCCCGTTTCTGACAAAAGCGTATGAAAATCAAACAGGGTGATGGCGTGATCCGGAGATTCTTTTTTTGCCGGGGTGGATTCAAAATCACGCCAGTCTGCGTTGAGAAAGGCCAGGATGGCGCCGGGGCGGGATGGGGGCCAGATCAAAGGCCTGGCATTTGCGTTCAAACAGCAGGCACACATCCGGCACCACCCCGCCGCCGGCCATGGGGTCCATCACAAGATCCCCGGGGTCCGTGAAATAAAACAGGGTGTGGGCCACCAGCTGGGCCGGTATCCGGCCGGGCCAGTCCGTGCCGAACCGGTCGTCGCAGTCGTTGAAATACCATTGGTCCCAGGTGCGGAGCCCCCATCCCAGGCGGTTCAGGCGGAGGATCGTACTGTCCCTGCTGGCTTTCTGCCTGGCGTGGATGTCTTTGATCCAGTTGTTGACGGTCTGCTGAGTGACCCCGAGACTGCCGGCAAGCAGTTCCTCGGTCAGCCGACATTCGGGATCACGGGAAACAAAGTCTCTGGCCACCTGCCGTTTGTCCGTCTGACTGAGCCGGTCCCCGTGGCTGATATTGCGCCGGGCCGATTCCAGGAGCATGTCGTCTTTGCAGGTGGCATAATCCAGGGGCTGTTCCTGCCAGAGCACGGCCTCGATTTCCGTCAGGCCGAGGACCTTGTACGCACTCCACCGGTGGATCCCGTCAAGGATCAGCATCAGGATTTCGAACAGACGGGTGTTGGGGGCCGGATAATTGACCACAGGCTGGATGATGATGGGGGGAAATGTGCCCCCGGCCGTCAAAGCTTCGCCGTAGGCATCGATGGTCTGCTTTTTTCGGGCGCTCCGGGGATAGATGAAGTCGTCCCAGATGAGATCGGATATGTTGAATAATGGCATGAAAAAAATCGGATGGTTTTATGAGAGACAAAAGCTCCGCTCTGTCGGTTACAGGAGTAGTCGACCGATGGGGAGGCGATACTGTGTCCCTGTATAGTAAAAGAGATGTGAAAAGGCAATAGGGGAAACTACCTAAAATGCATAGGTAACACGCCTTAAAAACAAATGATTTTCTTTATGCTGAACCGCCGTGTGGTGCCGACCAGCGAAAAGGCCCGGGCAGTCAGCTGCACGCAAAGGTTCGCCCTGGGTATTTTGCCCTATGCATTCAGTTCAAAAACAACCTTTAAAGACTGGTTAATTTCCTGAACTTTGTCTACTGACAATCTCCCCCGGATTTTGACCAATCGATGACGATGATCGATTGGACGTGTCTGCAAACAGTCTGCTACCGATTTTTTAGATAAACCATTCTCTGATGAAGGAAAAATTTCAACATTGGTTTTTATTCGCGCTTTTTTTTCACTCCATTCAGTAATTGGAACCACTTGAATAACAGGAACTCTTTCATTATAAATATCGTTCGTCACAACGACACAAGGTCTGATTTTTCCAGTTTCAGACCCTTTTACCGGATCAAGATTGATGTCAATAATCATCCCTCTTTTCAGCATTGTCATTCCGGCCATCCGTTTAATGCCTTGTCGGTCAATTCTTTCAAATCATCATCTTCAGAATAAATTTCAGAATATAACTCAGCGGATTTTCTCAGACTTTCAAGTTCAAGTTCTTTCCTGAAATGCTCTATCGCCTCACGAAGCATCGCGCTTTTATCCTTAAATCCATAGACTTTAAACTTATTCAAAAACCGGGCCTGCGTTTCTTCAACACTGAATTTTGCCTGTAACATATACCCTCCTTTTGGGTACTCTTATTGGGTCCTTATTTGCAGACCTATTATAGTGACCAACACACCCAAAGTCAATAAAACTGGCGGATGACCCTGCACCCAAAAACAATCGTTGACACGACCCGGCTTGCAGATGCCCTGGCAATCCAGGAAGCGAAAATTCCCGCTGTGGCCGGAACCATACAAAATGGATACCGGGTGCGGGGAAACAGCCTCAGGGCCGGGGAAACTACCTAAAATGCATTGGTAAAACGCCTTGTATAATAAATTTTGAAAATGCGATATACGTTGCCAAAATGGCACCGAATGTTTATGATATAAAGGCCAGATAAAAATGGACCATAAAATACAAATAATCAGGAGAGAGACCCAAAATGAAAGCTGAAACAAAAACCGCCCGTGTCTCAGCACGGATATCACCAAGTGTCTATGAAACATTAACCGAGGCATCTGAAATCACGGGATCTACATTAAATCAATTTATAGTACACGCAGCGCTTGAAAAAGCCCAGGCTATTATTGAACATGAAAATCAAATCACTCAACTTTCGGTGGAGTAATTCCACACCTCCGATAAATGTTTCGATCTGTCAGTGAATCCAAAATGGTCAAGAGCTTGCCCCATCACTAGGTCGAGCATGTCTTGTATTATTTGTTCCGTTAATCCATAGAAGCGCTGTATGTATGCCATAGCCATCCGCATAATTCTTTCCAAAGAAACCATAAAAGTCAAATTGGCCATCTCTTCATTGCAGGCTCGGAAGAGCTCTCCAAACGATCGCTGATCCATGCGTTGCCGCTGATAAAGGCTGAGTATGTTATACCTGGCAATAACCAGAGATGTATGTGCGATTAACCCATCATAATTTCTGACCTGTATTTCTTTCACCAGTTTCAAATGCTGTTTGCACATTTTGAAAAAGACTTCGATGTCCCAACGTTTGCCGTACAGCCGAATTATCTCTTCATTGGGGAGGGACAGATCCGTCGACAATAATGCAAGCCAGCCCCTTTTTTTATCACAAGGAACAAAAACAACCTTTGCCTGTTTGCCATTGGAAAGCGTCACAATAGCCTGAGCTTTGACTTTTGCACGGCCCCGCTTTTTCTTCAATTTTTTGTACAGGTCAGACAGCCTGAGTTTCCTGCCCTGGTATTGGTAGAACCATTTTGGATGGTCTTTCAGCATACAGATAACGTGGATATGCTCACGAAGTGCTGCTATGGCAGAAGGCATTGAGAACCAACTATCCATCAGGACGTATTTGGCCCGAACACCATTATCAAGGGCTCTTTTGATCATCGGCACAAGATGCTCTGTTGTTTTTGTAATCGCTTCCAGGCGGCGGTGATACCCACAAGTTCTTTTATCGATATCAGGATTGATCTCATTGTATCGATTCTTCTTATCCGCTGAGGACAACAGGGCAAAGTCAAGACCGAGAAAACTGTTACCGTCAGACCAACCAAGTGTCAGCATCCGGAATCCTTTTATGTATTTCATGTCTGAATGATCAAATACCCGGGATAAAAGCTCTACTTTCTTGGAACGATTCCGATTATAGGTTGAGTCATCGAAAATAAGAACTTCCTCGGAGGCATCATCAAGGAGGTGCCTGATGGTGAAATAAATCCGGCGGAAAAGCAGGAGGGTAAACCGCCGCCAGTTGTATGTCGGTGAATTCAAAAAATTGTAGGCAGCATCCTTATCCACGATAACCTCTTTGTTTCTTACAATGCCTTGGTACAAATTTGTACTGCAAAAAGCCAGATTGAACAAGGCTGTGAAAATGGCAAGCGGAGATGCCCCTTTACTCTTCGTTATTCCCGACCTGTTCAAAAGAGTCCCAATTTTAAAAATTGAGAAGTATTCATTGAGGGCACCTATCTTTTTTAAATTTTGGGTTTGATTTTGTGTGTCGATGCAGTTAAAATTCATTTTAGCGAATTCCCTTTGTATGTGTGTTAGTTTATGGGTAAACAAAACATATCATACAAAGCGGAATTCGTCAATTTTTATTGCAAATACAAGGTGTTATAAATTTAGTTTGTTCATTTTTTATCACCGAAAGTTGAGTCAAATCAGGTTAAATAAACAATCAGCTGAACACCTGTTTACATTGATTGAAAATCCGCCAGAACCGAATCCCAAACTGGCCCAGGCAATGGAAATTATTTGATCGGGAATGCGGTAGAAAAAGTCATTGTTATTTCAGAGAATGTCGGAATAATCGGGCTCTTTGTCGACGCAAAAGATAATCAAGCCAAAGCATACTATGAGCAGTTCGGATTTATCTCCCTCAATGGAAACCCACTCATATTATTTCTTCCGATACAAACACTGGTTCAATACAAATAACGACAATATGCCCGACACGGTGGGCTGACGCTGACCGCTGTCGGATCATGTTTTTTTTCTCTATTGTCCCAGCTGTTCACACACGCCCACGGCCAGGGCATAGACAATATCCGATGCCAGATGGCGGGCAATGGTTTTGTCAAACAGCAGTTTCGCTTCTGTGGGAAATTCTTCATCCCCCTGCCAGAACAGCACGGCCACGGGCACCCGGGGGGTGATGAAAAACGAAAACGCCGCATCTGCCAGGGCCAGCCGGGTGCCGCCATACTGCTCACACCGGCGGGTGAATCCCTGGATATCTTCGTCAAACCGGGAGGCGATCCCATGGGTCGGAACCGCATGGGGGCCTCTGAAAAAAGTGCTGCCGCCGGGGATATCTTTTTCCGAGATCCATTGACCGGCCGGCGGAACCTCTGTGGCAGACAGGAGATAATGTACGGCAAACAGATCAAAATAAGGATGCAGCGGCTCCGGGTACGGGTCCGGATTGACACAAAAGATCCGGCCCTGCCGGGGATCCACAGCATATTCTCTTCCCCAGACGGTCAGCCCATAGATCCCGGCGGCCTCATCATACGTGCACACGGCCCGGCGGCAGACATCGGCCGGGTCCTGTTCTGCCAGCCGGGTAAAATACAATGGATCCACCAGATCATGATTCATTCGTCATCCTTTCTTTGAAAAATGCGGCCGGAGTTACTTTACTGCCAGTTTGCCTGTGATATCCCTGATATCCTGTTTGCGGTTTTCGTCAAGCGGGATGCTGCGCAAAGGCCCCTTGCTGAAATCAATTGTTTTTAAATCGATTTTCCTGATTCTGCGGTTGAACATGGTGTGATAATAGATAACCAGATTTTTTGTGTCCGTGACCACGGTATATTGTGTACCGGAAGGAAGTGATTTGCCCTTGTCCGCATTGCCTGCATCCGTTCCCTCGGACTGGCTGGCCGGAAGCTGGAAGCTGTCCAGGATTCTGAAAACTTCCTGCACCGTATCCAGCCCGCCATCGGTCGGGCGCGAGGTCTGGGAAAAAACAGTTGCGCGCACGAATCTGGACGGGGAGGTGAAATCTCCGGGCAGGCCGAGAAGCCCGGATCCTGCTGCCAGGGGTGTTATTTCCAGCTCACCCCATTTTTCAGCCTTAAAGGGCTTTTGGGACAAAAAACCGTAATTGCGCAGATTGGTCAAATGCCAGTCAAACGTCGGGTTGTTGGCAATCACGCCCACAGGATTGTCGAAAAATGTCACCTGACCGTCCTTGAATTCAATAACCATGCACTTTCCGCCGGGTTCGGTGACCATCAGATGCATGGGAACCGTTTTGTGCAGATCAGGATCCACCACGGCCACGACATGTTCCTGGGTCAGGCCGTCACGCACCTCTTCCAGGGTTGAAAAGCTCGAAAGGATGAAAGAAAGGACATCGCCCGGGGCCATTGATTGATCGGCTTTTTTGACGTCGAAATCAGCATACCCGGCAAAGCCGTCGTGATAAAAAAATCCCGCGGCCAGTCCTTTTTCGTTCAATCCGGTGCAGAAAACCCGGTCCATAAGCAGCGTGCCCGCAAACCCGTATTCTGCATCCCATTGCAGGCCAGTGTTTCCTTCCGGTGTTCTGCCCTGAAACGATGTGCCCCGGGCAATGACGGCAATCTTTGCATTGAGATCGAATTTCCCCCACTCCTGGGTCCGGCCGAAAACCGCGGTTCCGTCTTTTCCCACAAGACGCACCCCTGTACAGGCATGCGTCATTGCAGCAAATAAAAAAAATGTAAAAAACGCGCCCGCAACCGCAATTAAACAGATTTTAGCTTTTGAAAAATACATCAAATATTCCTTAAATTTTTAATTAATTAATTAATTAAGCGCCGGATCATTTCATCCGGGGTGTCTGCCCGCAAAACCACGTCCCTGTGGGGGGCTTTGAGAAATCCCTGGGCCTGAGCGCTGTCCAGAAGGGCATCTAAGGGGGCAAAATAATTATTGATATTGAGGAGCCCGAACGGCTTGGAATGGAACCCCAGAATGGACAGGGTATAGATCTCAAAAAATTCCTCGAACGTGCCGATCCCGCCCGGCAGGACCACAAACCCGTCAGACAGTTCCACCATTTTCATCTTTCGTTCATGCATGGTGGAAACCACATGCAGGCGGGTCAGCCCGGGATGGAAAATTTCCTTGTCCCGCAGGGCCTGGACCGTCACACCGATCACCCGGCCCCCGGCTTCCAGCGCACTGTCTGCCAACAGTTTCATCAGACCGGTGTTTGATCCGCCATACACGCAGGTCAGGCCATGTGCGGCCAGTTGCCTGCCCATTTCCGCCGCGGCCCGGGCATACACGGGGTTCACACCCGGACTGGACCCTAAAAAAATACAGATTGATTCCACCATTTCATGAAGCTCCCCGGAATTTATGTCAAGTGAATGAAAGCTATCAAAAGCCGCAGGAGATGACAACAGATAAACAGGATTTAACAGAGTTTTGACAAGCCCTTCGGATTGTATTATAAAGTTGATTTTTTCATGTATTTTTTGGAGATATTATGCAGACAGGAAAAATCAGCCAGCGCATTAAAACCTATATGGATAAACGCGGCATGGACATGGCCGGTCTGGCGGAGCAGACCGGGCTGACCGTCCCGTTTCTGGAAACCATGCTCACCAGAGACGTGTACCCGCCCCTGGGGCCGTTGATGAAGATCGCCAGAGCTTTGGGCGTGCGCCTGGGCACGTTCCTGGATGACCAGGGACAGGCCGACCCTTTTATTGTGCGGCACAGCACAAGAGCGGCCGAGTTCAGCGTGTCAGGGGTTTCCGGCAAATCCCCGGCCTTGAATTTCTATGCCCTGGGCACAGGCAAGATGGACCGGCACATGGAGCCGTTTTTCGTGGAGATCCTGCCGGAATCCGCCGAAGAAAAAACCTTGTCCTCCCATGAGGGAGAAGAGTTCATCGTGGTGACCCAGGGGCAGATCGAGGTGATCTACGGCAAGGAAACCCATATCCTGGGACCCGGGGATTCCATCTATTACAACTCGATTGTGCCCCATTACGTGAGCTGCCAC
Above is a window of Desulfotignum balticum DSM 7044 DNA encoding:
- a CDS encoding glycoside hydrolase family protein translates to MIRQLTRHEGLRLKPYLCPAGKLTIGIGRNPDRHDGIGTAAG
- a CDS encoding type II toxin-antitoxin system VapC family toxin, encoding MPTRIICDTHILIFWQDDPMRLSNAAQSAIETGLDDKTLACSDISFWEIAMLMHSGRLRNDISSVQYMTDLCLALSLTVWPITPEIASLSQEDFFHHNDPADRLIAATAIHHNAPLITADNKLQHLEPLTVIW
- a CDS encoding type II toxin-antitoxin system Phd/YefM family antitoxin, with amino-acid sequence MDYSVHKICTEITFQLEVRMPQVNITEFRNHLPHYMKQVQNGVEFLITSHGKKIARLVPESDAVTEAHNRLMKLRGTMIKGDIIEPVGGEWHADADNL
- a CDS encoding KilA-N domain-containing protein — encoded protein: MKGEKIEVKGTEITIFEINQNDYLSLTDIARYKNPDEPKDVVKNWMRSKNTIEFIGLWEKLNNLGFKGVEFDHFI
- a CDS encoding nucleotidyl transferase AbiEii/AbiGii toxin family protein, coding for MKLHLDKKLFQEAIQATAQHIGIPEVYVEKDYWVSLVLLEIFSSEISDLVVFKGGTCLSKCHNLIQRFSEDIDLVIIPVKGEPTNQFSKRMKMVSKIVEKILPETHIEGYTNKRGNIRKTVHQYDKVFDSNLVQVADHLILEASLLGNSEPFTKQKISSYLLDFMIHAGTEDLIKKHNMAAFNVQALSVKRTLCEKIMSLVRFSQVENRDVILSSKVRHIYDLHLMLKNEEILSFFNENDFIKMLVKVGEDDFVGYKNNNEWLKNHPGSAIIFDSPEKVWPPIMKAYQGSFKQMVYGELPSESDLLDTLGKISKRIKPIDWQVGR
- a CDS encoding DUF6088 family protein, which gives rise to MKVAARIKSTVNRIQPGKVFKYSDLGVSRNEYGAAAKTLSRLVKEKTVKRLSTGVFYRPKATAFGELGPSESEQLRPYLFNGRKRIAYITGAALFNQLSLTTQVPKDIDLAGTAKKPVSKIGNIKVRFVKSYADVNSKNYNLLGILDVLKNFKDIPDLNEESAINRIKAIIAELTDREKKDLLKYALAYPPRARAFLGALLESMKIEQKEALVTLKESLNPLSSYSVGAVQDILPNSKNWYIE
- a CDS encoding HigA family addiction module antitoxin, whose product is MNRMKRKPTHPGKIIQEDYLRPLSITVTEMASTLGVSRKTLSKITNERGSITPDMALRLGRAFDTTPELWMDLQKNYDLWMAEHESKDWQKVIPVSPEKLHASA
- a CDS encoding DsrE family protein → MSENTHLYVLWTNDNLITAEKMVFMYTVNSLVHGWWEEVTLIIWGATAKLVNENTDIQEQIKKAQDAGVHVTACKACADQLGITETLEKLNIEVKYWGVPLTEVLKNGERLLTI
- a CDS encoding GNAT family N-acetyltransferase, translating into MDLCFQQFESELANLPGKYAPPSGTLLLAMDGQKAVGCGALRRLGTIQDRTCEMKRLYVCAEARSLGTGGQIARRLIQEGVRLGYSTMLLDTLDRLESAIHLYESLGFVRTKPYYDNPLPGVVYWKLDLRGQHCAAADPGVR
- a CDS encoding ParB N-terminal domain-containing protein, encoding MPLFNISDLIWDDFIYPRSARKKQTIDAYGEALTAGGTFPPIIIQPVVNYPAPNTRLFEILMLILDGIHRWSAYKVLGLTEIEAVLWQEQPLDYATCKDDMLLESARRNISHGDRLSQTDKRQVARDFVSRDPECRLTEELLAGSLGVTQQTVNNWIKDIHARQKASRDSTILRLNRLGWGLRTWDQWYFNDCDDRFGTDWPGRIPAQLVAHTLFYFTDPGDLVMDPMAGGGVVPDVCLLFERKCQAFDLAPIPPRRHPGLSQRRLA
- a CDS encoding type II toxin-antitoxin system PemK/MazF family toxin, encoding MTMLKRGMIIDINLDPVKGSETGKIRPCVVVTNDIYNERVPVIQVVPITEWSEKKARIKTNVEIFPSSENGLSKKSVADCLQTRPIDHRHRLVKIRGRLSVDKVQEINQSLKVVFELNA
- a CDS encoding DUF1778 domain-containing protein, producing the protein MKAETKTARVSARISPSVYETLTEASEITGSTLNQFIVHAALEKAQAIIEHENQITQLSVE
- a CDS encoding IS4 family transposase, with product MDTQNQTQNLKKIGALNEYFSIFKIGTLLNRSGITKSKGASPLAIFTALFNLAFCSTNLYQGIVRNKEVIVDKDAAYNFLNSPTYNWRRFTLLLFRRIYFTIRHLLDDASEEVLIFDDSTYNRNRSKKVELLSRVFDHSDMKYIKGFRMLTLGWSDGNSFLGLDFALLSSADKKNRYNEINPDIDKRTCGYHRRLEAITKTTEHLVPMIKRALDNGVRAKYVLMDSWFSMPSAIAALREHIHVICMLKDHPKWFYQYQGRKLRLSDLYKKLKKKRGRAKVKAQAIVTLSNGKQAKVVFVPCDKKRGWLALLSTDLSLPNEEIIRLYGKRWDIEVFFKMCKQHLKLVKEIQVRNYDGLIAHTSLVIARYNILSLYQRQRMDQRSFGELFRACNEEMANLTFMVSLERIMRMAMAYIQRFYGLTEQIIQDMLDLVMGQALDHFGFTDRSKHLSEVWNYSTES
- a CDS encoding DUF1778 domain-containing protein, whose product is MCVSLWVNKTYHTKRNSSIFIANTRCYKFSLFIFYHRKLSQIRLNKQSAEHLFTLIENPPEPNPKLAQAMEII
- a CDS encoding DUF3786 domain-containing protein; this encodes MNHDLVDPLYFTRLAEQDPADVCRRAVCTYDEAAGIYGLTVWGREYAVDPRQGRIFCVNPDPYPEPLHPYFDLFAVHYLLSATEVPPAGQWISEKDIPGGSTFFRGPHAVPTHGIASRFDEDIQGFTRRCEQYGGTRLALADAAFSFFITPRVPVAVLFWQGDEEFPTEAKLLFDKTIARHLASDIVYALAVGVCEQLGQ